In Crinalium epipsammum PCC 9333, the genomic window AGTACCGAAACCACCAGGAAAAAATGCGATCGCATCACTTTCTCGCAGAAAAAATAACTTCCGTGTAAAAAAATATTTAAAATCAATTAACTTCGGATCGCCCTGAATAAAAGGATTTGCCCCTTGCTCAAAGGATAGTTCAATATTAAGACCAAAAGACTTTTCAGCGCCCGCCCCTTCATTACCTCCTTGCATAATGCCCCCGCCAGCACCAGTCATTACCATGAAACCTTGCTGGGTCACACGACGAGCAAAGTCCACAGCCATGCGGTATTCTGGAGACTCTGACGACACTCGCGCACTCCCGAAAATCGTAATTTTGCGGACGTGCCGATAAGGATAAAATACATTAAACGCCCGCTCCATATCCTGCATAGCGGCGCTGAGAATTTTCCAGTCTAGTCGGTCAATTTCCTGCTCTGAAAGTCTCAGCAATACTTCTAGCGATCGCTGTATCCATTTTCCATGCTTTAAGGTCGGTAGCTTCTCAACTAATTCAGCTAATTCCGTTTGCAGTGATTCAAGATCATTTGCAGCAGACGATACCATAACTTTTAGTAATATAAGCGGGATTCTATTGTAGCGAGATTCTTGCCAGCAATGCGATCGCCGTTATATATAGCATTCAGGATTGACATCCTCCCTCCGAAGCATTCGGAGTACCGAATATAGCGGGGGATTCCAAAGATTGCTCTTTGGGCTTCCTCTTTCCACGAGTTGATTTGCTTGAAGGAATTTCTTCACTTCCTGTATTGACCAGTCTCTCCAGAGGCGTTAATTCCGACATGACCTGTCGTACTCAATGCTTTTTCTAATATGTTTCGTGCCGCGTTCCAATCCCTGTCTTGAGTGTGTCCACAATGAGCACAAACATGAGTTCTAGTGCTAAGGGTTTTTTTGACAACCTGACCACAGTTAGAGCAATTTTGGCTGGTGTAGTGGGGTG contains:
- a CDS encoding LOG family protein gives rise to the protein MVSSAANDLESLQTELAELVEKLPTLKHGKWIQRSLEVLLRLSEQEIDRLDWKILSAAMQDMERAFNVFYPYRHVRKITIFGSARVSSESPEYRMAVDFARRVTQQGFMVMTGAGGGIMQGGNEGAGAEKSFGLNIELSFEQGANPFIQGDPKLIDFKYFFTRKLFFLRESDAIAFFPGGFGTQDEAMECLTLCQTGKYGPVPMVLIDRPGGNYWQAWEAYVHTHLVEPGLVSPEDPSMYTITDNLDVACEVINSFYKVYHSSRYVEGKLVIRLKSELSDQCVEQLNKDYSDILIKGKIEKAQTFPTELGDGTEDLPRLALHFNQRDFARLYQMIYTINRLCTPLQETVHPEIK